One [Clostridium] saccharolyticum WM1 DNA segment encodes these proteins:
- a CDS encoding cadherin-like beta sandwich domain-containing protein, translating to MNRKLKKLTAGLMLACVIAIAGPAGRLVSWAADAKIAFSDPSVMVGNEVTVSMKVTSDSPLGTAEIMLAYDPNVLEFVSGTNANGGAGAIKVLGTMDSANQKAFSFTLKFKALQAGNTQISVTSQEIYDVDSQALSLSKQGSSSVKVTSPATYSKDATLKSLKISPGTLTPGFSPTVDSYGAEVDANTTDLVVNAVAANAGAHVSLQGEKGLKAGTNQVVVKVTAEDGQTIKNYTIQVKKAEGGETVPATGGSTEPSEAEFGAATVTMNGTEYSIATSFDEASLPEGFEAGTYSYKGTEVMSGKGLEKDLLLLYLKDSGGNGGFYIYNEGSDSWSQFVQVETIAKAIVILPLDGDAALPDGFRERQADIDGVRVTGWVENSEAEPQYCLFYAMNWNGEKHFYRYDLTEKTIQRYYASGVSNEEYVKMVNTYNQLTKDYRIQFYILIAVSVMALGLLVAVIILVRKGGRSDPGRSGRDSMGKGKTEKAADGRMWAETEEEIPASKIKRYTREEFDRENSKSEGFRADGPASPISPEYQEESMDMPVDMAEGEQENPEEDDFILESSLEDLERNLALSQERHPVRTNGKSGQRPLGKERGRFQEVEESGEDEDDFEFLDLDD from the coding sequence ATGAATAGGAAACTAAAAAAACTGACGGCCGGTTTGATGCTGGCCTGTGTGATTGCCATAGCCGGCCCGGCCGGCCGGCTGGTATCCTGGGCTGCGGATGCCAAGATCGCATTTTCCGATCCATCGGTTATGGTGGGGAACGAAGTGACGGTAAGCATGAAAGTGACCAGTGACAGCCCGCTTGGCACAGCGGAAATCATGCTGGCTTACGATCCCAATGTTTTGGAGTTCGTCAGCGGAACCAATGCAAATGGCGGTGCAGGAGCGATTAAGGTCTTGGGAACCATGGATTCAGCCAATCAGAAAGCCTTTAGCTTTACCCTGAAATTTAAGGCTCTCCAGGCTGGTAATACTCAGATCAGCGTAACTTCCCAGGAAATTTATGATGTGGATTCCCAGGCTCTTTCTTTAAGCAAGCAGGGAAGCTCGTCGGTAAAGGTTACATCGCCAGCCACATATTCCAAGGATGCAACGCTGAAATCGTTAAAGATTTCTCCGGGAACCCTGACTCCAGGTTTTTCCCCTACGGTTGACAGCTATGGGGCTGAGGTTGACGCAAATACAACAGATCTGGTGGTAAATGCAGTGGCAGCCAATGCGGGAGCCCACGTAAGCCTTCAGGGCGAGAAGGGCTTAAAGGCCGGAACAAACCAGGTGGTTGTAAAGGTAACTGCTGAAGATGGGCAGACAATAAAGAATTATACCATTCAGGTAAAGAAAGCAGAGGGGGGAGAAACAGTCCCTGCCACGGGAGGCAGCACGGAACCGTCTGAAGCCGAATTCGGAGCTGCAACGGTGACCATGAACGGAACCGAATACAGCATTGCGACCTCCTTTGATGAAGCATCGCTTCCGGAGGGCTTTGAAGCCGGGACTTATTCCTATAAGGGAACAGAAGTCATGTCCGGAAAAGGACTGGAAAAAGACCTTCTACTGCTTTATTTAAAGGACTCAGGAGGAAACGGCGGGTTCTATATTTATAACGAAGGCTCAGATTCCTGGTCCCAGTTCGTACAGGTGGAAACTATTGCAAAGGCCATTGTGATTCTCCCTCTTGATGGAGATGCTGCATTACCGGATGGCTTCCGTGAACGCCAGGCCGATATAGATGGCGTACGTGTGACCGGCTGGGTGGAAAACTCAGAAGCTGAGCCTCAGTATTGTCTTTTCTATGCAATGAACTGGAATGGAGAAAAGCATTTCTACCGCTACGATCTTACGGAAAAGACCATTCAAAGATACTATGCTTCCGGAGTATCCAATGAGGAATATGTGAAAATGGTCAACACATACAACCAGCTAACCAAGGATTACCGCATCCAGTTCTATATTCTCATTGCAGTAAGTGTCATGGCTCTTGGCTTGCTGGTAGCTGTCATCATTCTTGTGAGAAAAGGAGGCAGATCCGATCCCGGCAGGTCCGGCAGGGACAGTATGGGAAAAGGGAAGACAGAGAAAGCAGCTGATGGCAGGATGTGGGCGGAAACTGAGGAAGAAATCCCTGCAAGCAAGATCAAAAGATACACCAGGGAAGAGTTTGACAGAGAGAATTCCAAGTCAGAAGGTTTCAGAGCCGATGGCCCTGCCTCCCCAATCAGCCCGGAATACCAGGAAGAATCCATGGACATGCCTGTTGATATGGCTGAAGGAGAACAGGAAAACCCGGAAGAGGATGATTTTATCCTGGAGTCCAGTCTGGAAGACCTGGAACGGAATCTGGCGCTATCTCAAGAAAGACATCCTGTTAGGACCAACGGAAAGAGCGGCCAAAGACCGTTGGGAAAGGAGCGGGGACGCTTTCAGGAAGTGGAGGAATCTGGGGAAGATGAGGACGACTTTGAGTTCTTGGATCTGGATGATTAA
- a CDS encoding GntR family transcriptional regulator, translating into MFLQIDFNSDEAIYIQLRNQIIIGIARSNIREGDPLPSVRQMADNIGINMHTVNKAYSVLKQEGFVKLDRRKGAVVSLDVDKIQVLDEMRRDLGVVLARGVCKNVTCEEVHQLVDEIFQSFLKSQMEE; encoded by the coding sequence ATGTTCTTGCAAATTGATTTTAATAGTGATGAAGCGATTTATATTCAGCTTCGGAACCAGATCATCATAGGAATCGCCAGGTCAAATATAAGAGAAGGAGACCCCCTGCCTTCCGTACGCCAGATGGCCGACAACATAGGTATTAATATGCATACGGTAAATAAGGCGTATTCTGTGCTGAAACAGGAAGGGTTTGTCAAGCTGGACCGCCGCAAAGGGGCCGTTGTATCTCTGGACGTGGATAAAATCCAGGTCCTTGACGAAATGCGTAGAGATTTAGGCGTTGTGCTGGCCAGAGGAGTCTGTAAAAATGTGACGTGTGAAGAGGTTCACCAGTTGGTTGACGAAATTTTCCAGTCATTTTTAAAGAGTCAGATGGAAGAGTGA
- a CDS encoding UvrB/UvrC motif-containing protein, producing the protein MLCEKCKIREANIQYTEVVNGIKKEHHFCAQCAKEMDFGVYAAIFDGEFPLGKLLSGLLGIEDKDQGPDKLHQITCPACGTSYEEFVRDSRFGCADCYGIFGPLMEDSLKQLHGNLVHTGKTPVYQKPDYMPLSLGTGENSSQEKDGPGGISSNPNNIGGREEIFQWDARLKEALRFEDYETAAVCRDKIRELKKGYETNA; encoded by the coding sequence ATGTTATGTGAAAAATGTAAGATTCGCGAAGCTAATATACAATATACAGAAGTTGTAAATGGAATAAAGAAGGAGCATCATTTTTGCGCCCAGTGTGCAAAAGAGATGGATTTTGGTGTGTATGCAGCTATTTTTGATGGGGAGTTTCCTTTAGGTAAGCTGCTTTCCGGTCTTTTGGGGATTGAGGATAAGGATCAGGGACCGGATAAACTCCATCAGATCACATGTCCTGCCTGCGGGACCAGCTATGAGGAGTTTGTCAGGGACAGCAGATTTGGCTGCGCCGACTGCTACGGTATTTTTGGCCCTCTCATGGAGGACAGTTTAAAGCAGCTTCATGGAAATCTGGTTCATACAGGAAAAACGCCGGTATATCAGAAGCCGGATTATATGCCTTTAAGTCTGGGAACCGGGGAAAACTCCAGTCAGGAGAAGGATGGCCCCGGCGGAATATCATCAAATCCCAATAACATAGGCGGACGTGAGGAAATCTTTCAGTGGGATGCCCGGCTGAAAGAAGCCTTACGTTTCGAGGATTATGAAACGGCAGCCGTATGCCGAGACAAGATCAGAGAGCTGAAGAAAGGATATGAGACAAATGCTTAG
- a CDS encoding ATP--guanido phosphotransferase produces the protein MLRWFEQKDTGRPGVISSRIRLVRNWQDYRFPAALDDKESGEMVRKLEFGLKDLGKDEGRIYEFSMLGELEELDRAALRERRILNSAAVSNKKPAGLLVSENEDTGIVFNCDDHIRIQLLQMGLHLEELWERANKIDDYINERFAYAFDDRYGYLTSFPTNVGTGLRASVVVHLPMLSQGRKFQGLISDMGRFGASVRGVHGERDENFGSLYEISNQKTLGQTEREIIDTVSKAAIQLTNQELQVRKLSMQRHREEREDEVYKSYGVLKYARRLTSRDAMIFLSQIMAGLADGLIHTEEDFSVYRLMLGIQPANLQKISDRPLSKEELDGARAEFIRRELPEL, from the coding sequence ATGCTTAGATGGTTTGAACAGAAGGATACTGGTCGGCCTGGAGTAATAAGCAGCCGGATCCGCCTGGTCAGAAACTGGCAGGATTACCGGTTTCCCGCAGCCCTGGATGATAAGGAAAGCGGGGAAATGGTCCGCAAGCTGGAATTTGGCTTAAAGGATTTGGGTAAGGATGAAGGCAGGATTTATGAATTTTCCATGCTTGGAGAGCTGGAAGAGCTGGACCGGGCGGCCCTTAGGGAGCGGCGTATTTTGAATTCAGCAGCCGTTTCCAATAAAAAACCTGCTGGCCTCCTGGTCTCCGAAAATGAAGACACCGGCATCGTGTTTAACTGCGATGACCACATCAGGATCCAGCTTCTCCAGATGGGGCTTCATCTGGAAGAGCTTTGGGAAAGAGCCAACAAGATCGATGATTACATCAACGAACGGTTTGCCTATGCCTTTGATGACCGTTATGGGTATCTTACCTCCTTCCCCACTAATGTGGGGACCGGCTTAAGGGCTTCGGTGGTGGTGCACCTCCCCATGCTTTCCCAGGGAAGGAAATTCCAGGGCCTTATCAGCGATATGGGCCGCTTCGGAGCATCTGTCCGTGGCGTTCATGGGGAAAGGGATGAGAATTTCGGTTCCCTTTATGAGATATCAAACCAGAAAACACTGGGACAGACAGAGCGGGAAATCATAGATACGGTTTCAAAAGCGGCCATACAGCTGACCAATCAGGAGCTTCAGGTGAGGAAGCTTTCTATGCAGAGGCACCGGGAAGAGAGAGAGGATGAAGTCTATAAATCCTACGGGGTATTAAAATATGCCAGAAGGCTGACTTCCAGGGATGCCATGATTTTCTTGTCACAGATCATGGCGGGGCTGGCAGACGGCCTGATTCATACAGAGGAGGACTTTTCCGTCTACCGTCTGATGCTTGGTATCCAGCCGGCGAATCTGCAGAAGATTTCCGACCGTCCCTTAAGCAAGGAGGAGCTGGATGGAGCCAGGGCGGAATTTATCCGGAGGGAATTGCCGGAACTATGA